In the Hermetia illucens chromosome 1, iHerIll2.2.curated.20191125, whole genome shotgun sequence genome, GTATGCCACGAAGCGTTAATTACAGTGTCGAGAGCAACCACGTCAGTTATCACCAGCAGCGAAGCCATCATTGCTGATTGTTCTCTTGTCGTTGGCTTGCCCGGCAATTCTGAAGATAACACAAACGCCGAACTGGTTCCAGCGCACTTTTGTGGCACAGTCTAATCAGGGAGTATATCAAGGCCATTCTTCTTCGTGCCATTCTCATTAGCCGACAAACTAATCTCTTTAATATCGCGCAAATAAAAAGCGGCACAGAACGGATTTCGAATGCACTGATAAAGCCCCGTTTGTGGAATTTTGATGCTCATCAAAGCACCCGATTAGACGGGATTGCGTGGAAGAGGTTGACACGAAAGCAAGTGCCTTATAAGTAGGAAAACAGGGAGCAATCCTTAGGAGATTTACAAAAACTTACGACTTTGGCCATTTCGGTGATAACTCGGCCCACAGTTCTTTCGACAGCATCCATCCCAACCCCGGGAAGAAGTCCGTCCTGTAGAGAAGCTCCGGTCGCTGCACGTCAACCAGTCCTCCCTTTCCGTTATCGTTCCAAGCAGATAcgcaccaaagcgagggatccttCTCTAGAAGGGGCTGTGTCCCCAGGAAGTACTCGTAGAAGTCCGGAGCCACGTTCAAATCATCCTCAACAATTATCACATAGTCGTAGCCCTGCGCAAACACCGtgttcagagcccatccataatGCCTGGCGATTTTGTAGTATCCCTTGAACTTCTTCTCCTTGGGCGGGACCTCGATGTCGGACAGATCTGGCTGCGTTATCAATGTCACCTGCTCTTTGTAGGAAAGGATGACATTGCGAGTGGGTTCATCACCGCAGTCCTGTGAGGGTGAATTTTCCAATTAGCTCGAGAATGAGGGAAAGATGAAAGGTTTTACCTGAGAAACAATAATAGGGAACTGATCGGCGTTCGGGCGGTATTCAATCAAGTTGTCGAGGCACTTCTTCACCGACACCCGATTGCAAGCGAACACCACAACGGGGATCACGGGGCCATCGAAGCCCTTTGCCTGGTTGCTGGGGAGCTTTGGAGCAGCATCCAGTGGGATCTCTTGCACCCCACGCTCGGCTACTAGCTCTTCTCCCACTGGAGGCTTCTCCGTTGACGCTTGTTTGGCAGCTTTCGATTTCAATATCAAAACCAACTCACGGATGAGTCCGTCCTGTATCTTTGCTTCAGATTTCACGCCAGACTCCAAACTTCCCAGCTTCATCATGAAGTCCTTCCGCTTCCCGAAGTCCGCAGTGTG is a window encoding:
- the LOC119646466 gene encoding alpha-1,3-mannosyl-glycoprotein 2-beta-N-acetylglucosaminyltransferase, with the translated sequence MRSRNFFLTIGFVGLWTFVTVLLVVRHTADFGKRKDFMMKLGSLESGVKSEAKIQDGLIRELVLILKSKAAKQASTEKPPVGEELVAERGVQEIPLDAAPKLPSNQAKGFDGPVIPVVVFACNRVSVKKCLDNLIEYRPNADQFPIIVSQDCGDEPTRNVILSYKEQVTLITQPDLSDIEVPPKEKKFKGYYKIARHYGWALNTVFAQGYDYVIIVEDDLNVAPDFYEYFLGTQPLLEKDPSLWCVSAWNDNGKGGLVDVQRPELLYRTDFFPGLGWMLSKELWAELSPKWPKSFWDDWIRQPQQRKDRVCIRPEISRTRTFGKVGVSNGLFYDKYLQYIKLSEDYVHFTKMNLTYLLKDNYDKTFLNHVYQCPIVTFEELRKGMVKTKEAVRIQYNSRDQYKRIAKMLGLMDDFKSGVPRTGYHGIVSFFYKDQRVYLAPSANWKGYNLAWS